A genomic stretch from Scheffersomyces stipitis CBS 6054 chromosome 6, complete sequence includes:
- a CDS encoding ribonuclease H (go_function nucleic acid binding; ribonuclease H activity) — protein MPYYAVARGNKTGVYTSWDSAKSNVLNVSNSCYKKFNTAAEAQAFVSDNGSGSGSGSSYSSGGSQSSSYGGSTSSYGGSSSSYGGYSGGYSGGYSGGYSSGTSKQNGSSSHSNASSSSKPATGKIYVDGAARGNGQDRHVAGGYGVYYGPGHSKNAAVAMDTVDNQKTTNQRAELHALKHALNDIANDDSSNTKYSIHSDSKYAINSVSEWSKGWNENNWTNSKGQPVANRDIIESCLPILDKVNDKYSEKGWGKVEFHHVKGHAGDPGNEAADRLANEGANQMESRYR, from the exons ATGCCTTACTACGCTGTTGCTAGAGGCAACAAAACAGGAGTCTATACCAGTTGGGACTCTGCCAAATCCAACGTCTTAAACGTTTCAAACTCATGCTACAAGAAGTTTAACACGGCTGCTGAAGCCCAAGCCTTTGTAAGCGACAACGGCTCTGGTTCCGGAA GCGGTTCTTCATACTCTTCGGGAGGCTCGCAAAGTTCATCTTATGGAGGATCTACTTCATCTTACGGAggctcttcttcatcttatGGAGGGTATTCTGGTGGATACTCCGGTGGCTACTCTGGCGGATACTCCAGTGGGACCAGTAAGCAAAATGGTTCTTCTAGCCACTCTAATGCTTCATCTAGTAGCAAGCCTGCTACTGGTAAGATCTACGTGGATGGTGCAGCTAGAGGTAACGGCCAGGATAGGCATGTTGCTGGAGGCTATGGAGTTTACTACGGTCCAGGACACTCCAAAAACGCCGCTGTAGCCATGGATACTGTAGACAATCAGAAAACTACAAATCAAAGAGCTGAGTTGCACGCTTTGAAGCATGCTCTTAATGACATTGCCAACGATGACCTGTCGAATACTAAGTACAGTATTCACTCAGACTCCAAATATGCTATCAACAGTGTATCTGAATGGTCCAAGGGCTGGAACGAAAACAACTGGACTAACTCTAAGGGCCAACCTGTAGCAAATAGAGATATCATCGAGAgttgtcttccaattctcgACAAGGTTAATGACAAGTATTCTGAAAAAGGCTGGGGTAAAGTCGAGTTCCACCATGTCAAGGGTCATGCGGGAGACCCTGGTAACGAAGCAGCCGACAGATTAGCAAACGAAGGTGCAAATCAGATGGAGTCTAGATACCGATAA
- the ACO2 gene encoding aconitate hydratase (go_function lyase activity; hydro-lyase activity~go_process metabolism), with amino-acid sequence MLRARTAVNSGAARAVRTLATSASSPVFNFPVPEEYVSRTPPYSKLVSNLNKVNQIFNHQPLTLAEKILYSHLVDPEESLAAANGSTANIRGEQYLKLNPDRVAMQDASAQMALLQFMTCGMASTAVPASIHCDHLIVGKDGAEEDLVKSIATNKEVFDFLQSCGEKYGIQFWGPGSGIIHQIVLENFSVPGLMMLGTDSHTPNAGGLGAIAIGVGGADAVDALTGTPWELKAPKILGVKLTGQLSGWSSPKDVITKLAGILTVRGGTGYIVEYFGEGVQTLSCTGMATICNMGAEIGATTSTFPYQDAHRRYLVETNRAPIAEAADAVNKQVGFLQADKGAEYDKVVEINLSDLEPHVNGPFTPDLSTPISQFGAVAQKEGWPSTVSAGLIGSCTNSSYQDMSRAVSIIKQAEAVGLKPKIPFFVTPGSEQIRATIERDGLIDTFEKNGAIVLANACGPCIGQWDRTDVPKTSTETNAIFTSFNRNFRARNDGNRNTMNFLTSPDMVTAMIYSGDVNYNPITDSIKLENGEEFKFQPPQGEELPSHGFIKGREQFYPEASPKPKPEVSVNVSPESDRLQLLEPFLPWSGEELSTNVLLKVEGKCTTDHISAAGAWLKYKGHLENISYNTLIGAVNKETGEVNKAYDLNGDSYSIPELMIKWKEEARPWVVVAEHNYGEGSAREHAALSPKFLGGSIILVKSFARIHETNLKKQGMLPLTFADEADYDKISSGDLLTTVDLKDMIAKNGNNGGVLTVKVTKKDGSTFDILCKHTMSKDQVDFFKAGSAINHIGNLKRAQA; translated from the coding sequence ATGTTGAGAGCTAGAACTGCTGTGAATAGCGGAGCTGCCCGGGCAGTCAGAACGTTGGCTACCTCGGCTTCTTCTCCTGTTTTCAACTTCCCTGTACCTGAAGAGTATGTCTCGAGAACTCCTCCATACTCCAAGTTGGTGagcaacttgaacaaggtgAACCAGATTTTCAACCACCAGCCGTTGACCTTGGCCGAGAAGATTCTCTACTCTCACTTGGTGGATCCAGAAGAGAGCTTGGCTGCTGCCAACGGGCTGACTGCTAATATCAGAGGGGAACaatacttgaagttgaacccAGACAGAGTCGCTATGCAAGATGCTTCTGCACAGATGGCCCTCCTCCAGTTTATGACTTGTGGAATGGCTTCAACGGCCGTGCCAGCCTCTATCCACTGTGACCACTTGATTGTTGGCAAAGACGGTGCcgaagaagacttggtCAAATCCATTGCTACCAACAAGGAAGTGTTTGATTTCCTCCAGAGCTGTGGTGAAAAGTATGGTATCCAGTTCTGGGGCCCTGGCTCAGGTATCATCCATCAGATCGTGTTGGAGAATTTCTCTGTTCCCGGTTTAATGATGTTGGGTACCGACTCCCACACTCCCAACGCCGGAGGCTTGGGTGCTATTGCTATAGGTGTTGGTGGTGCTGACGCTGTGGATGCCTTGACAGGTACTCCATGGGAGTTGAAGGCTCCTAAGATCTTGGGTGTCAAGCTCACTGGCCAGTTATCCGGCTGGTCGTCGCCAAAGGATGTTATCACTAAGTTGGCTGGTATCCTTACCGTCAGAGGGGGTACCGGGTACATTGTAGAGTACTTCGGTGAAGGTGTCCAGACCTTGTCATGTACCGGTATGGCCACAATCTGTAATATGGGAGCGGAAATTGGAGCCACGACGTCAACTTTCCCTTACCAGGATGCCCATAGAAGGTACTTGGTAGAAACCAACAGAGCTCCGATTGCCGAAGCTGCAGATGCCGTAAATAAACAAGTAGGCTTCCTTCAAGCTGACAAGGGTGCTGAATACGACAAGGTGGTTGAAATCAACCTCTCAGACTTGGAGCCTCACGTCAACGGGCCATTCACGCCAGATTTGTCTACTCCCATTTCGCAGTTTGGTGCTGTAGCCCAGAAGGAAGGCTGGCCACTGACTGTGTCTGCTGGCTTGATCGGTTCCTGTACCAACTCTTCGTACCAGGACATGTCTCGTGCTGTTTCGATTATCAAACAGGCTGAAGCAGTAGGATTAAAACCCAAAATCCCCTTCTTTGTCACTCCAGGTTCTGAGCAGATCAGAGCTACCATTGAGAGAGACGGCTTGATTGACACCTTTGAGAAGAACGGTGCCATAGTCTTGGCCAACGCCTGTGGACCATGTATTGGCCAATGGGACAGAACCGATGTACCCAAGACCTCCACTGAGACCAACGCCATCTTCACGTCATTCAACAGAAACTTCCGTGCCAGAAACGATGGTAACAGAAACACcatgaacttcttgacatcGCCAGATATGGTTACCGCAATGATCTACTCTGGTGACGTCAACTACAACCCCATCACTGATTCtatcaagttggaaaatggggaagagttcaagttccagcCTCCTCAAGGTGAAGAATTACCTCTGCATGGATTCATCAAGGGCCGTGAGCAGTTCTATCCCGAAGCTTCACCAAAACCCAAGCCTGAAGTCTCAGTCAACGTCTCTCCAGAGTCCGACAGATTACAGTTGTTGGAACCATTTTTGCCCTGGTCTGGTGAAGAGTTGTCTACTAATGTATTGTTGAAGGTAGAAGGCAAATGTACCACAGATCATATCTCTGCCGCCGGTGCATGGTTAAAGTACAAGGGACATTTGGAAAACATTTCCTACAACACGTTGATCGGTGCTGTAAATAAGGAAACCGGTGAAGTAAACAAGGCCTACGACTTGAACGGAGACCTGTACAGCATTCCCGAGCTTATGATTAAGTGGAAGGAAGAAGCCAGACCCTGGGTTGTTGTAGCAGAGCACAATTATGGTGAAGGTTCAGCCAGAGAACATGCAGCTTTGTCTCCTAAATTCCTTGGTGGCTCGATCATCTTGGTCAAGTCGTTTGCCAGAATCCACGAgaccaacttgaagaagcaggGTATGTTGCCTTTGACTTTTGCTGACGAAGCCGACTACGACAAGATTTCATCTGGAGACCTTTTGACCACTGTCGATTTGAAGGACATGATAGCCAAGAACGGCAACAATGGTGGTGTCTTGACAGTCAAGGTCACCAAGAAGGACGGTTCTACTTTTGACATCTTGTGTAAGCACACCATGTCCAAGGACCAAGtggatttcttcaaagctGGTTCAGCCATCAACCACATTGGTAACTTGAAAAGAGCACAAGCCTGA
- a CDS encoding predicted protein, with translation MLFSYFPALVALCSTVSALGGLQNIVFKNSKDDLQLAAHKKSATLFLDTEDWPGVVRAGLDLSDDFKKVTGEALPVVNFTGSGICTKVHGKVESAIIIGTVGNSSIIDTLVSAKKLDVSEIEGKWESYVMKVIENPAPCISSALVIAGSDKRGSIFGAYDISEQIGVSPWYWFADVVPATHSEIYVSKSIVKVQGEPSVKYRGIFLNDEQPALAAWVAEFFPEGKYNSYFVHQFYVKLFELLLRMRANFLWPAMWASMFGEDDPENQYWADYYGIVMSTSHTEPLMRATNEWTTFGNGSWDYSTNKDNIVEFWKEGIARSKPYENMWTTGMRGFGDTPITGGVEISLLEDVIKTQRELLTEYFNNTDITDIPQVWCLYKEVQAYFQEGMQVPEDITLLWVDDNWGNNRRLPLANETDRAGGAGVYYHFDYVGSPVDFKWINTVSLEKTWEQMHLAKQKQADQIWVVNVGDMKPLEIPIEYFISLGYDFDTWGPINKVMTWATAWAQREFGAYLKEDDVKEVADIIDLYGFYANRKKYEALNTTTFHLYNYNEAETVLSEWADLADRAWAVYKKLPKNVQPSFFQLVLHPAVAGYTVYDILISAGKNNLYAEQRRNQANALSTHVLDRFQYDNTWKGEYDSLLGGKWKHMMDQTHLGYFYWQQPMRNVAPPLAYVQLEENSLAGSLGVTVEQSRGSVPGDDAYNAVAYSNNTLVLPTLDPYTDSRHITIFNKGIEDFYFEVSPYADYVKVNPSSGSVSATNNSIWNSVDVEVTVDWDQAPEGYNIVFMNITSNTTYEFFGMPTVNLPINKTQAPDDFKGFVETNQHISIEAEHFSNNQSTNDTYYVTIDRYGRTLSGVTLFPVTADSQEATEDYSYLEYNLYSFSAPQYGSNITVYTGSSLNIDPSRPLKYAIAIDDQEPQVVQIVVDPTDPTAMPAHWEDAASDGVWIHNTTHTFDAGEHTLKLWALEPAVVFEKVVVDFGGVVPSFLGPPETYIKK, from the coding sequence ATGTTGTTTTCATACTTCCCAGCGTTGGTTGCTCTTTGCAGCACCGTTAGCGCATTGGGTGggttgcaaaatattgTGTTCAAAAATCTGAAAGACGATTTGCAATTGGCTGCACACAAAAAGTCGGCTACGTTATTCTTGGATACTGAAGACTGGCCAGGTGTTGTCAGAGCTGGTTTGGACTTAAGTgatgatttcaagaaagtcaCTGGTGAAGCCTTGCCAGTTGTCAATTTTACTGGTAGTGGAATTTGTACTAAAGTACATGGTAAGGTTGAATCTGCAATTATTATTGGTACTGTTGGCAACTCTTCAATTATCGATACATTAGTTTCTGCAAAGAAGTTAGATGTCAGTGAAATTGAAGGCAAGTGGGAATCTTATGTCATGAAGGTTATTGAGAATCCAGCACCATGTATCAGTAGTGCTTTGGTAATTGCTGGAAGTGACAAGAGAGGTTCAATTTTTGGTGCCTATGATATTTCTGAACAAATCGGTGTCTCTCCATGGTACTGGTTCGCCGACGTCGTGCCAGCTACTCATAGTGAAATCTATGTTTCCAAGTCAATCGTAAAGGTCCAAGGAGAGCCCAGTGTTAAATACAGAGGTATTTTCCTTAACGATGAACAACCAGCTTTGGCAGCTTGGGTTGCCGAATTCTTCCCAGAAGGAAAATACAACTCTTACTTCGTCCACCAATTCTACGTGAAGTTATTCGAATTGTTGCTCAGAATGAgagccaacttcttgtggCCCGCTATGTGGGCCAGTATGTTTGGAGAGGATGATCCCGAAAACCAGTACTGGGCTGACTACTATGGTATTGTCATGTCCACATCCCACACTGAGCCACTTATGAGAGCCACTAATGAGTGGACTACTTTCGGTAATGGTTCTTGGGATTACAGTACTAACAAAGATAACATCGTTgaattctggaaagaaggtATCGCCAGAAGCAAGCCATATGAAAACATGTGGACAACTGGTATGAGAGGATTCGGAGACACTCCTATCACTGGTGGTGTTGAAATCAGTTTACTTGAAGACGTCATCAAGACTCAAAGAGAACTTTTAACTGAGTACTTTAACAATACCGATATCACTGATATCCCACAAGTTTGGTGTTTGTATAAGGAAGTTCAAGCCTACTTCCAAGAAGGTATGCAAGTTCCTGAAGACATTACTTTGTTATGGGTGGATGATAACTGGGGAAACAACAGAAGATTGCCCCTTGCTAACGAAACAGACAGAGCTGGTGGTGCTGGTGTTTACTATCATTTTGACTACGTTGGTAGTCCAGTTGATTTCAAGTGGATTAACACTGtttctttggaaaagacTTGGGAACAGATGCATTTGgcaaaacaaaaacaagCTGACCAGATCTGGGTTGTTAACGTTGGTGACATGAAGCCTTTAGAAATTCCAATTGAatacttcatttctttaGGTTATGACTTTGATACATGGGGACCAATTAACAAGGTCATGACTTGGGCTACCGCATGGGCTCAAAGAGAATTCGGAGCATACCTTAAGGAAGACGATGTCAAGGAAGTTGCTGACATTATTGATCTTTACGGTTTCTATGcaaacagaaagaagtaCGAAGCATTAAACACCACCACATTTCATTTATACAACTACAACGAAGCCGAAACCGTGCTTAGTGAATGGGCAGACTTGGCTGACAGAGCATGGGCTGTTTACAAaaaattgccaaagaatGTTCAGCCATCatttttccaattggttcTCCATcctgctgttgctggttaCACCGTTTACGACATTTTGATTTCTGCTGGTAAGAACAACTTGTATGCtgaacaaagaagaaatcaagctAATGCATTATCCACTCATGTACTTGACAGATTCCAATATGACAACACCTGGAAAGGTGAATATGACTCCTTGCTTGGTGGAAAATGGAAGCATATGATGGATCAAACTCACTTGGGCTACTTCTACTGGCAACAGCCAATGAGAAATGTTGCTCCTCCACTTGCAtatgttcaacttgaagaaaactCATTAGCTGGTTCTTTGGGTGTCACTGTAGAACAATCCAGAGGATCTGTTCCAGGTGATGATGCTTATAATGCTGTTGCATACAGTAACAATACTTTGGTATTGCCAACTTTAGATCCTTACACTGACAGTAGACACATTACTATTTTCAACAAAGGTATTGAAGATTTCTACTTTGAGGTTTCTCCTTATGCTGATTACGTTAAGGTTAATCCCTCGTCaggatctgtttctgcaACAAACAACAGTATCTGGAACTCggttgatgttgaagtcaCGGTAGACTGGGACCAGGCCCCAGAAGGATACAATATCGTGTTCATGAATATCACTTCCAATACCACTTACGAATTCTTTGGTATGCCAACTGTCAATTTGCCAATCAACAAGACTCAAGCACCAGATGATTTCAAGGGTTTTGTGGAGACTAACCAACACATCTCCATCGAAGCAGAACATTTCTCTAACAACCAATCTACAAATGACACATACTATGTTACAATTGACAGATATGGAAGAACCTTGTCTGGTGTCACTTTGTTCCCCGTCACTGCTGACTCCCAAGAAGCAACCGAAGACTATTCGTACTTGGAATACAACTTGTACAGTTTTAGTGCACCACAATATGGATCTAACATTACTGTTTACACTGGTTCATCCTTGAACATTGATCCATCTCGTCCTTTGAAGTATGCCATTGCCATCGACGATCAAGAACCTCAAGTAGttcaaattgttgttgatcCAACTGACCCTACTGCCATGCCTGCCCATTGGGAAGACGCTGCAAGTGACGGTGTATGGATTCATAACACTACCCATACTTTTGATGCTGGTGAACATACCTTGAAATTATGGGCATTGGAACCAGCAgttgtttttgaaaaagttgttgtCGACTTTGGTGGTGTTGTTCCTTCGTTCTTGGGACCACCAGAAACTTACATCAAAAAGTAG
- the VMA2 gene encoding Vacuolar ATP synthase subunit B (V-ATPase B subunit) (Vacuolar proton pump B subunit) (V-ATPase 57 kDa subunit) (go_component proton-transporting two-sector ATPase complex~go_function ATP binding; hydrogen-transporting ATP synthase activity, rotational mechanism; hydrogen-transporting ATPase activity, rotational mechanism~go_process ATP synthesis coupled proton transport; ATP biosynthesis) has protein sequence MSLTDQELFELNKRAVTQGFKIKPRIKYNTVGGVNGPLVILDNVKFPRYNEIVNLTLPDGSIRQGQVLEVRGSKAIVQVFEGTSGIDVKKTRVEFTGENLKIAVSEDMLGRIFDGSGRPIDKGPKIFAEDYLDINGSPINPFARIYPEEMISTGISAIDTMNSIARGQKIPIFSASGLPHNEIAAQICRQAGLVRPTKDVHDGHEENFSIVFAAMGVNLETSRFFKQDFEENGSLERTSLFLNLANDPTIERIITPRLALTTAEYLAYQTERHVLTILTDMSSYADALREVSAAREEVPGRRGYPGYMYTDLSTIYERAGRVEGRNGSITQVPILTMPNDDITHPIPDLTGYITEGQISIDRQLHNRGIYPPINVLPSLSRLMKSAIGEGMTRKDHGDVSNQLYAKYAIGRDAAAMKAVVGEEALSNEDKLSLEFLEKFEKNFISQGAYENRSIFESLDLAWSLLRIYPKELLNRISPKILNEFYEREREQEDDEEEDADKSHDLIDA, from the coding sequence ATGTCTCTCACTGACCAGGAATTGTTCgagttgaacaaaagaGCCGTCACCCAGGGGTTCAAAATCAAGCCCAGAATCAAGTACAACACCGTTGGAGGTGTCAATGGGCCCTTGGTGATTTTGGACAATGTCAAGTTTCCCCGTTACAACGAGATTGTCAACTTGACTTTGCCAGACGGCTCCATCAGACAGGGGCAAGTTTTGGAAGTCAGAGGATCTAAGGCTATTGTCCAAGTTTTCGAAGGTACTTCCGGTATCGATGTCAAAAAGACCCGTGTTGAGTTCACCGgcgagaacttgaagattgcTGTTTCTGAGGATATGCTTGGAAGAATCTTTGATGGTTCCGGTAGACCGATCGATAAGGGCCCCAAGATCTTTGCCGAAGACTACTTGGACATTAACGGTTCTCCAATCAATCCTTTTGCCCGTATCTacccagaagaaatgatcTCTACCGGTATCTCTGCCATCGATACCATGAATTCCATCGCCAGAGGCCAGAAGATTCCTATTTTCTCTGCTTCTGGTTTGCCTCACAACGAAATCGCCGCTCAAATCTGTAGACAAGCCGGTTTGGTTAGACCTACCAAAGACGTTCACGACGGTCATGAAGAGAATTTCTCCATTGTCTTTGCTGCTATGGGTGTGAACTTGGAAACATCCCGTTTCTTCAAGCAAGATTTCGAGGAAAACGGGTCCTTAGAAAGAACTTcgttgttcttgaacttggccaacGATCCAACCATTGAAAGAATCATTACGCCTCGTTTGGCTTTAACTACCGCTGAATATTTGGCCTACCAAACTGAGAGACATGTCTTGACTATCTTGACGGATATGTCCTCATATGCTGATGCATTGAGAGAAGTCTCTGCTGCTAGAGAAGAAGTCCCTGGTAGAAGAGGTTATCCCGGTTACATGTACACCGATTTGTCTACTATCTACGAAAGAGCTGGTAGAGTTGAAGGCAGAAACGGTTCCATCACCCAGGTGCCTATCTTGACTATGCCTAACGACGATATTACCCATCCTATTCCTGATTTGACTGGTTATATCACTGAAGGTCAGATCTCTATCGACAGACAATTGCACAACAGAGGAATCTATCCTCCTATCAACGTGTTACCATCTTTGTCTCGTTTGATGAAGTCTGCAATTGGTGAAGGTATGACTAGAAAGGACCACGGTGATGTTTCTAACCAGTTGTATGCCAAATACGCCATTGGTAGAGACGCCGCTGCAATGAAAGCAGTCGTTGGTGAGGAAGCCTTGTCTAACGAAGACAAGTTGTCGTTAgaattcttggagaagtttgaaaagaacttcATCTCCCAGGGAGCCTACGAAAACAGATCCATTTTCGAGTCGTTAGACTTGGCCTGGTCGTTGTTGAGAATCTACCCcaaggaattgttgaacagaATTAGTCCTAAGATCTTGAACGAGTTCTACGAAAGAGAAAGGGAACAGGaggatgatgaagaagaagacgcAGACAAGTCCCACGACTTGATTGACGCCTga
- a CDS encoding predicted protein, with protein MIRVISLFLVFVSLASANIFDFLNNNFAGRGQQQGGQVQTPEQYENAILNTNCGKYVCPDTGMCVEAPKFCPCPYPSSQLRCFLPDGRYLCISKPAGDISAKYDDPKSNWKVDAKDDNIRDCGWVSRAWRGLV; from the coding sequence ATGATCCGTGTAATATCGCTATTTCTTGTATTTGTGTCGTTAGCTTCGGCCAATATATTTGACTTTTTGAATAACAACTTTGCCGGTAGGGGCCAGCAACAAGGAGGACAAGTTCAGACTCCAGAACAATATGAAAACGCAATTTTGAACACCAACTGCGGAAAATACGTCTGTCCCGATACGGGGATGTGTGTAGAAGCTCCCAAGTTTTGCCCCTGTCCATATCCATCGTCACAATTAAGATGCTTTTTGCCAGACGGTCGCTACTTGTGTATTTCCAAACCAGCCGGAGATATTTCAGCCAAGTACGATGATCCTAAATCTAACTGGAAAGTGGATGCCAAAGATGATAACATCAGAGACTGTGGGTGGGTTAGCAGAGCTTGGAGAGGACTTGTATAA
- a CDS encoding predicted protein, translating to MSSYFYKTRYETIPKSQPSQPTSYLDKEIDGEIQYWQKRVSQTETTSEAARDQINDIFELADVLHDVQEDSLQIAAKLYDDMVMASEGSTPPTMNSIAALSLQLNKLAMMNLAMKNNALKRSTQFLTLKKVRVAEEIEKTVAKKTHVQQILAEKKSHLEVMFAEAQRESESAIAEYRTNKISQVRRQALKLQFKNFKVLKEVTFSRSSHRDLLFHFQPILKMETFLSLGVLSINQFLENLIVLQKNLSELFNTRLPYLAELAIYLPSSDFFDSIKHKENQMIGIDEKDFDDPPDPIERRVSVEPTADENGNIERIIKLGAEIKLPLSSKTINSQRRASLKRTPEPTSDIPVFKERSISPSKTSGKSSSSKRFIIIPHRILNKPFKKVTIPEFLKFVLVVAKIVANFQFFFYSMTLERQTEEDDSVCSFEAILEKVYGLDKLFESKLSQLETDERNVIAETSPTDSEEENLDVVELKKLSDKVYKQLIKTGPRSKKSGINPPSILMDMNLSDLIANQAKMQLDDWDVVSKMF from the coding sequence ATGTCATCGTACTTCTATAAGACTCGATACGAGACCATTCCGAAATCGCAGCCCTCACAACCGACTTCCTACTTAGATAAAGAGATAGATGGAGAAATCCAATACTGGCAGAAGCGAGTTCTGCAAACAGAAACCACCAGCGAGGCAGCCAGAGACCAGATAAATGATATATTTGAGTTGGCAGATGTTTTGCATGACgtccaagaagattcaCTTCAAATTGCGGCAAAATTGTACGACGATATGGTGATGGCTAGTGAGGGTAGTACGCCTCCAACTATGAATTCTATTGCAGCTTTGTCACTTCAGTTGAACAAGCTTGCCATGATGAATTTGGCAATGAAGAACAACGCTTTAAAGCGATCTACCCAGTTCTTGACTCTAAAAAAAGTACGagttgctgaagaaatcgaaaaaACGGTAGCAAAAAAAACACATGTGCAACAGATActtgctgaaaagaagagccATTTGGAAGTAATGTTTGCCGAAGCTCAAAGGGAGTCTGAGTCTGCTATTGCCGAGTATCGTACAAATAAAATCAGTCAGGTGAGGCGGCAGGCACTCAAGCTCCAGTTTAAGAACttcaaggtgttgaaggaagtgACTTTTTCGCGAAGTTCCCATAGAGACTTGCTCTTTCATTTCCAGCcaattttgaagatggaGACGTTTTTGAGTCTTGGAGTTTTGTCTATTaaccaatttcttgaaaatttgaTTGTGTTGCAGAAGAACTTATCtgagttgttcaatacCAGACTTCCGTATTTGGCAGAACTTGCAATATATCTTCCATCTAGCGATTTCTTCGATTCAATAAAACACAAGGAGAACCAGATGATTGGTATTGATGAAAAGGATTTCGATGATCCGCCAGATCCAATAGAACGAAGAGTAAGTGTAGAGCCGACTGctgatgaaaatggaaacaTAGAACGAATAATCAAGTTAGGAGCCGAAATTAAATTGCCGTTGTCTTCTAAGACGATCAATTCGCAGCGAAGGGCGCTGTTGAAAAGGACTCCTGAGCCAACATCAGATATTCCTGTGTTCAAAGAACGATCTATATCTCCTTCTAAGACTTCTGGAAAGTCTTCATCTAGCAAAAGGTTTATCATAATACCGCATAGAATCCTCAACAAACCGTTCAAAAAGGTAACAATCCCggagttcttgaagtttgtaCTTGTAGTCGCCAAAATCGTGGCCAATTTCCAgtttttcttctatctGATGACTCTTGAAAGacaaacagaagaagacgattcTGTTTGTAGCTTTGAAGCCATCCTAGAGAAAGTATATGGACTAGACAAATTGTTTGAGTCTAAGCTTTCACAGCTTGAGACAGACGAAAGGAATGTCATAGCTGAGACTTCGCCAACagacagtgaagaagagaaccTAGACGTTGTAGAGCTCAAGAAGCTTCTGGACAAGGTGTACAAGCAGCTCATCAAGACAGGGCCACGACTGAAGAAACTGGGCATCAACCCTCCGTCGATCTTGATGGACATGAACTTGAGCGATCTTATAGCGAACCAGGCCAAGATGCAGCTAGATGACTGGGATGTGGTGAGCAAAATGTTTTAG